A segment of the Bordetella flabilis genome:
GTACGCCCGCGCCCATCGTGGCCCGCCTGCACGAGGCCATCGCCAAGGTGCTGCAACGGCCCGAAGTCTCGGGTCAACTGGCCAAGCAGGGCATCGAGGTCAAGACCAGCGCAAGCCCGGCCGCCTTTCGCGCCTATCTGCAGCGCGCCGCCGAAAAATATCGCGGCATCGCCGCCGTGGCGGAACCCCGCAGCTAGCCGGGGCCGCGCAGCTAGGGTGGCTATGCCGGCGGTGCCGCAGCCGGGCAGGAAAGCGAAGTTCGACTCAGGTCGGCGCTGATTCGGCGCGTTTCTCCCGGCCCGTTATTCCGACGATGATGAGCAGCGCGCTGGCGATGGTGAAGCCCAGGCACACTGCTGCAATCGGCATAAGGCCCAGCGTCAGGTAATCCGCCACGCCCTGGGTCGCCACGGCCGCGAGGCAGAAGGCCATGAACATCATCAAGCCCGCGGCGCGGCCGGCGAGACGGCCCGGGACATCGAGGGCGCGCGTCATCGTGGCCGGCCCGCGCAGGCCCAGGGCGCCGCAAAATATCGACCAGCCCGCGATCAGGCCGGCCAGGGACCTAATGTCCAGCCATGCCAGCGCCAGGAAGCCGGCCGCGGCCACGACCTGCAGCGCGACACCGGCCATGATGATGCGATCCACGCCATACCGGTCCGCGCAGAATCCGCTGGAGGCCGCCATGAGTACGAAGGCGGAGACGCCGAACGCCTGCAAGAGCGCGAACGTTGCCGGGCCCGCGCCCAGCCAGACCGCGACCACTTGCGGCGCACTCGCCACGAAGGATATGAGCGCGCCGAAGCAAAGCGCGTGGCCCAGCGCATAGCCGGCGTAGGCCCGATGGGCAAGCAACTCGACGTAGCCGCCGCGGGTGGGCGGCGCGGCCGCGCGCTGGTGGGGCGGTATTGCGCGCCAGGCCCACGGCCACACCACCACGAGCGCCGCCAGTACGATCCAGAAGCTGAATCTCCAGTCCGACCGCGTCAGCAACAGCGCTCCCGCGATCGGCGCGAGGGCGGGAACCATGCTTTCCGCGATGCCGAGCCACGATAGGGCCCTGACGGCTCGCGTGCCGTGGAACGCGCTTCGGAGGACGGTGGGAACGACCACCATCGCCGCCCCGACGCCCAGCCCCTGGACGGCCCTGGCAACGATCAGCGCGGTCATTCCTGGCGCGAGCGCGCATGCCAAGCCGCCGAGCGCCTGGAGCAGCATGCCCGCGGCCAGCACGGCGCGGTGGCCGAACCGGTCCGAAGCGGCGCCCCAGAGCAATTGCGATATGGCAAGGCTGGCCGTGAAGGCGGTAAGCGTGGCCTGGGCAGAGGCGATGGTGCCGTTCAGCGCGGATGGCAGCCCG
Coding sequences within it:
- a CDS encoding MFS transporter, whose protein sequence is MWTTLRTALPLVGLTAVGLLATDLYLPALPGLPSALNGTIASAQATLTAFTASLAISQLLWGAASDRFGHRAVLAAGMLLQALGGLACALAPGMTALIVARAVQGLGVGAAMVVVPTVLRSAFHGTRAVRALSWLGIAESMVPALAPIAGALLLTRSDWRFSFWIVLAALVVVWPWAWRAIPPHQRAAAPPTRGGYVELLAHRAYAGYALGHALCFGALISFVASAPQVVAVWLGAGPATFALLQAFGVSAFVLMAASSGFCADRYGVDRIIMAGVALQVVAAAGFLALAWLDIRSLAGLIAGWSIFCGALGLRGPATMTRALDVPGRLAGRAAGLMMFMAFCLAAVATQGVADYLTLGLMPIAAVCLGFTIASALLIIVGITGREKRAESAPT